A window from Limisphaera ngatamarikiensis encodes these proteins:
- a CDS encoding WD40 repeat domain-containing protein has translation LWTGGFSYGVSSWSFPDGRLLKNFWPGDRCFEADINPLAGRAAMVTRSNQLVVVSLDSGAEVLRTDAWQLEKPLLSPGGEFVVLGIGYPYLPPDGFPYSLRVLRLADGGVLEPKWLADERRFVPVGFVGNSDFVALSGPGGTMQSVARFRIGQHLPVWEQNLEVWLAAVSPSGQRLIGIRDRQPFVVDLSDGRIEAEWTSLGTNVDAVAWSPRGDQVAFAMRDRFVEIRNASDGELVRRLGPWPQGGLASGVAWSPDGRFLLVSTLEQLWCWDLSSDDPPRGFYRLTGTGPIASDGPGSRVVVSDSFNGLFAFDGATGEELWHRAAPARFIKDALAVSPGGDRVALGFDDGTCELWRADDGTLQTTVRLFGPGSVVGSQDLRIMIMSWSEDGQWFVAANERRLLKVFDASWAVAAQAEITGLVSAGFDPAGDRLIVGLTDKTRRVLSRATLETRFTLPPGLSVGWRRGSGEYIMLATGDVGSELMFWRWEDGTLLDRRSLPVDPQTAYLSPDGRLLLVKERNGLLTVWEIDTGRCVLRLGGKLAAPLARILVHGERGEMTVLRTDRVVMRLPVPWVLQVRRDGGEVWLDPIGLAGRFQLETRTGWDAPWEPWGGAFTGTVRLSADEAACRWIRARWLGAGE, from the coding sequence GTTGTGGACCGGCGGGTTTTCGTACGGGGTCAGCTCGTGGTCGTTCCCAGACGGGCGGTTGCTGAAGAATTTCTGGCCTGGTGACCGTTGCTTCGAGGCCGATATCAACCCGCTGGCTGGACGGGCGGCCATGGTTACGAGATCCAATCAGTTGGTGGTGGTTTCATTGGACTCGGGGGCCGAGGTGTTGAGGACGGACGCATGGCAACTTGAGAAGCCTTTGCTTTCGCCCGGAGGCGAGTTCGTCGTACTGGGCATTGGATATCCGTACCTCCCGCCGGATGGGTTTCCGTATTCCCTCCGGGTCCTTCGCCTCGCTGATGGTGGCGTCTTGGAACCCAAATGGCTGGCGGACGAGAGGAGATTTGTGCCGGTGGGATTTGTGGGTAATTCGGACTTTGTGGCCCTGAGCGGCCCTGGCGGGACCATGCAATCCGTGGCCAGGTTCCGGATCGGCCAGCATTTACCCGTTTGGGAGCAAAATCTGGAGGTGTGGCTGGCGGCTGTCTCACCATCAGGACAGCGCCTGATTGGGATTCGAGATCGGCAACCGTTTGTGGTGGATCTGTCGGATGGGCGGATCGAGGCCGAGTGGACGTCCCTGGGAACGAATGTGGATGCGGTGGCATGGTCACCGAGAGGCGATCAGGTGGCCTTTGCAATGCGGGATCGGTTCGTCGAGATTCGTAATGCCTCCGATGGGGAGCTCGTGCGCCGGTTGGGTCCGTGGCCCCAAGGTGGCTTGGCCAGCGGGGTGGCGTGGTCGCCGGATGGACGTTTCCTCCTGGTTTCCACCTTGGAGCAGCTGTGGTGTTGGGACCTTTCCTCGGATGATCCACCGCGGGGCTTTTATCGGTTGACCGGCACTGGGCCGATTGCCTCGGACGGTCCGGGTTCACGGGTGGTGGTGAGTGACTCTTTCAACGGGCTGTTTGCCTTTGACGGAGCTACGGGCGAGGAGCTCTGGCATCGGGCTGCTCCGGCGAGGTTCATCAAGGATGCTCTGGCCGTGTCACCGGGGGGCGATCGGGTCGCCCTGGGTTTTGACGACGGGACATGCGAGCTGTGGCGTGCAGACGATGGAACCTTGCAAACCACCGTTCGACTTTTCGGTCCCGGCTCGGTGGTCGGTTCTCAGGACCTCAGGATCATGATCATGTCGTGGTCAGAGGACGGACAGTGGTTTGTGGCTGCGAACGAACGTCGCCTGCTGAAGGTCTTCGACGCTTCATGGGCTGTGGCTGCACAAGCCGAGATTACCGGCCTGGTCTCGGCAGGGTTTGACCCGGCGGGGGACCGGCTCATCGTCGGACTGACCGACAAAACGCGGCGCGTGCTCTCCCGTGCCACTCTTGAAACCCGGTTCACACTACCGCCGGGGCTTTCGGTGGGGTGGCGCCGTGGAAGCGGTGAGTACATCATGTTGGCCACCGGCGATGTCGGATCCGAGCTGATGTTCTGGCGCTGGGAGGACGGCACGCTTTTGGATCGCCGATCGCTGCCGGTAGATCCTCAAACCGCATATCTGAGTCCGGACGGGCGGTTGCTGTTGGTGAAGGAACGGAACGGGCTCCTCACGGTTTGGGAGATTGACACCGGACGCTGCGTCCTTCGCCTGGGTGGCAAACTCGCGGCTCCGCTGGCTCGCATTTTGGTGCACGGCGAGAGGGGCGAGATGACGGTGCTGCGGACCGACAGGGTCGTGATGCGATTGCCCGTCCCCTGGGTGTTGCAGGTGAGGAGAGATGGCGGAGAAGTCTGGCTGGATCCGATCGGGCTGGCCGGCCGGTTTCAACTGGAAACCCGGACGGGATGGGACGCTCCCTGGGAGCCCTGGGGTGGGGCGTTCACGGGCACTGTTCGGTTGTCGGCGGACGAAGCCGCATGCAGATGGATCCGGGCGCGCTGGTTGGGTGCCGGGGAGTAG